A stretch of DNA from Triticum dicoccoides isolate Atlit2015 ecotype Zavitan chromosome 2A, WEW_v2.0, whole genome shotgun sequence:
GTGCCAGACCTTCGATTGTTATAATTTTGACTTCCGATATGATTTTGCGTTGTACATCCGTCCTGGCAATTGAAGCGTACCCGTTACATTTGCTATCAAGATAAATGAGTGGATGGAAAGTTTACTCCTATATATAATGCGGTCTTCCTCTTGTCAATATAATTGCACCTGTCATGGTTTGATATCAGGAGGTTTGAGTGGatgaaaaaatattccaaaaatcaTTTCAATCAAAGGAGTTGTACGTGTTTTTAGATGAAAAAAAACTTGATAGCCAGGAAAAAACAAAATAATTTCACAAGAAGTTTAAGTGGATGGAATGTAGATGAATCCCAAGGAAAAATTCCCAAGGATTCCAATCTTGTGAATCAAACAACCAGTATAGAAAAAATCCTAAATATCCAATTCCTCAGTCATGTAGGGATTAGAATCAAAGGAGGCATGTAGGAGTTTGGTAGCACATGAAAAACAAAACAACCAATATAAAAATACTTTCTTGTCCACCTTGGGCCACATACGGGTCGTGAATACAATATTTTTCAGTCTCCCGCTCCCCAACCTAGGTGACAGGCGGCGGCTAATCTACCCTACTCCTCGGCGAATCCAAGGACCCCATCTCCCTTCGTCTGTAGCTTCGGTGTCGGGAGGAGGCGGGGACCCTAGGGCTTTGGTCTGATGGTGGTTGGGCTCAAAATAAATTTAGCGTTTTTCCATTCTATGGTGGCGAGATGATGGTGTCGCCGTTGGCATGGAATAAAGTATTCTCGCCTCGCCCTCATTCCAATGATGTTTCTTCGTGTCGTCGGGAGGCGTGTGGAAGATGATGTGTCCCTAGATTTGTTCTCCGAGTTTTTCTTTTCTGCAGGGTTTCTCGATCGTGTCTTCGTATGGAGCAAACAATGTGGATGTATGTCTTACTCCAACTCTAGTTCTAACCAGGAAGGTTGGCTAGCCTCATCAGGAAGCATATGAGATTAGGGTTCCCCGACCTCGTCTAGCCGGAATTGGGGTATTCTATAagctctcttcatcattttcttcatccAGGCAGCGATCTACTACGCAGATCATGTCTGCGCGCGTCTTCTGGTCTACATCGACAACTTTCTGGTCATTGCTTCTACAAGCTCCTGGGTTTAAATATGTTTGCTTCGTTGTAACGGAGGCCTAAAGGCGGCAACGAGCTTTGGCCCGACATGTCGTAGGTGCATGAAGGAGGAGCAAGATTTTGATGCCCTCAAAGTTTTGGATGTGTTTTTAAATTTCTGCAAGGGTATTTTTAATGTATTTGTGCTACTTTATATGTGACATTTGGTGTTTTTGCATACAAAAGCTAGATTCAACGCCAAAAATCCTATTAAATTCTGTTGAATCAAAGAAGGCCTAAAAATCCTAGTCGAAGGAGCACATATTTTTGTGGGTCAGCCTGATAAATTTTCTATTTGCCGCATAATGCGACAAACTGCCGGTGCTAGGCGAGTGGCCGAGTGACGGGTTGGCCCATTTTGCGTAGATAGATAAGGTACTACACTATTCGGTTTTTGGGAACCTATCAGAAGGTTCCTGACTAGTTTTGGGGTTCCTGTCCTTTTTTTCAATGGTTTTTCTTTTACTGTTTTCTTTTTCAAAAGTTTCCCTTTTTTAAATGTTTGGATGTTTTAAAAATGGTTACAGATTACAAAAATATTCCCTTTTAAAAATTGCTCAAGATATTGAAATAATGTTTCGAATTTTAAAAAacgtaaattcaaaaaatgttcacgaatttcaaaaaattcttgtgtttttaattttttttcaggaATTTCATAAAAATTCCCTTTTTCATAGTTTGTTTGGGAATCTTCAAAAGATGTTAGCCTTTTTTCAAGAAATCTTCTTGATTCTGGAAAAATATTTGCATTTAAAAAATGGTTTATTTTTTCAAATGATGttcaaaaatttgatttttttaaattttcacaAACTATTTGAGCTTATCAATAAACTTGAATTTAGAAAATTAATTGTTCTAAATATTTATAAATTGTTcacatttttcaaaaaatgttcaatatttggaAAACATagggttttaaaaaatgttcacaagctTGAAAAATATTTGCGTTTGAAAATGTATTCACCTTTTTCCAATGTTGATCGCATTTTTTAacagaaatgttaacgcccacacgtgtgggcgttgaccatctcgaccacacgcatccatcaccgtccagtactatatgcacgaatcttgacacaatcTGGCTGATTTTCTGTATCACAtaggacaaggcgtgtgtgtggtgtgtgacatagttcgcccacacatccgttttaccatatggaggggccggtgtgtgggcgtttagcagttcacccacacaccagttttcagtcacgcataagggctggtgtgtgggcatttgccatctcgcccacacgcccgtctcctctcccacacgtaagctgctagttgccatgtgtttttgcagcgcaCGTGGCAACTGTctctagtgtgctttataagcagatggcaactctctttttttacccgagttgccatgtgtttttgcagggtacacggcaactgcctagtgtgcacgtaagcagatggcaactgtcttttaccgagttgccatgtgtttttgcatggtacatggcaactgccctaacgtgcacgtacatggcaactgccctaacgtgcacgtaagcagatggcaactcttcctttttacatggcaactgccctaacatgcttgtgagcacatggcaactctctcaaccgtctagtgttagtatgtgacaactcctaaagttatgaaatcatggcaactacattagatcagaccatacatggcaactacagttgagcaaccatggcaactgcagttgtccgacatggcaaccgtagttcagcgacatggcaactgcagataaacgaacatggacgagggtctggaccatggcaactgcgggcgcgcggtgggcgtcacgcgtcgcgtgcgggaccagaaggatacgaggcctgacatacgggcgtgtgggcgttatcaacttcgcccacacgcacaCGTGTGAGAGGGTTCAGAAGGGAAAAAAAGATGTGTGTGGGCATTAATTGTTTTGCCCACACATAGATGTGTGGGCTGGttgctgtccatgccacacgaggcgtgtggcacaactacccAATACACCACACGTGTGACAGTTATTGGGACCCTTTTTTAAACCTACTACAGTGAACCAAACAGCAGATACGTCTACGGTGAAAAACCTGTAGACACAGTGAAATTGGTCGCTATAGTGTGCGCTACGCCATCGTGCGCGGCTCGAGATTACCTCCGTCTGGTTTTATCAATCCTTCTTGTATTTTAAGTTAAACTTTACGGAGTTGCTAAAAATCAGTCTGACTGAGATTTTGCGAAATCTCAGTCGACTGGCCAGCTGTTCGATCGATGTTTGATTGTAGATTCGCGCTGGGGCGCTTTGCCCTTTGTTTCGGCCTGTATAATACACGGACCGGCCCGTTTACTTGTCTTTCTGTTGGAGCGTTGTCTAATGCTTGGGGCCGGCCTGGATTCGTGCGAGCATGTCGCTTTTTTGTAGGCTGGGGCAAAGTGCTGGGGGTGCAGTAAATAAAGGGGGTGAAGAGGATGTGGGACTCGTGGTAATTAAGAGGAGGGGAACGGCAAGTCAGTTCATTTCTTCCTTCTCTCTCTATTCTTCTCTGTCAAATCTGAAGATCTGCAGCGGAACGAAGAAATCGATGTGCTCCTCCACGGCCAGCGAGAGAACAGGCGGTGCTGCTGATGGAATAAGTGCCACCCCCTCCTTTTCTTGTTGTTTGTTTTGTTGGCGAGATGTAGTAGATCTGAGGGGATTTTGGGTTTCATTTTTTGTTTGGATCAAGTCCAGATTAGGAGCTTGAAGCATAGAATCGCTCCCCCTTTTTAATCAAACAGTGGCATGTAGTGTGTCCTCTTTTTTGTATGATTTTTCTTTTAGACTTTTGCCGAATCCATTTTCGTGAAATCAGTAGCATGTTTGAGGATTATTACGTACTGAACCCAAACCCTCTCATATCTATTACTGAACCTATCACTAGGAGTGGCTCAGTcccttgttttgttttattttatattttgCTGAAACCCATTTAATCAATAGCATGTTTTTGAAATCTTTTCTCTGTATACGAGAGAGATTATTACTGAATCTATCACTAGGAGTGGGCATGTTTATTTGTTTTGTCATATTTTTTGTTGAACCCCTATTAATAAGTAGCAGTAGCATGTTTTTTCAGTTTTCTTGCTGAAACCCTATGAATCAGTACCATGTTCAATTTTTTTGTCTGGGATCAAGATAATGATTACTAAATGCATCACTAGCAGTGGTATGTCGATTTCTTCCATGTGTTCACACattttttgttttaatttggtCTTTTGATAGATTCATCTTTTTATCTCTGCAACCCAATGTAAATATATTTTTGCTCATCAGCCGTCGATGCCAATGATAAATCATCATTATCTTGAAATCCTTTTTTTAAGCATGCAAGTTTCTCACTAAAATCATTAGCTGAATATGTATGCCTCGCACTAGCACAAATTTATCTTTGGCACCATTTTTATGTGCACAGGAGATGGTTTGCACAGTTTGTCTGAGCCCTTGTTGACCGCGAGAGCAGGGGAAGCGGCATCAGTATGTATGTCTGGAAGGAGTTCAAGAAGGGAGGGGGTAACTCCAGAGCCtctgtttcttttttatttgtCTTTTTTCATTTTCTGATCCTTGTTTCTTTTTTAGTGTGTACTCATCATCACATAATATATTGTTGAAGGTTGGCCCTTTCTTTTTTCTCCTTGAGTTTTGAAGCAGAGGGGAGCCCCTAGCTAACTAGTTGTTTACATTTAAATCATTGATTTTTTTATCTAGTGTGTTAAGTTCTTCCTGTGTGGTTAGAGAGGAAAGGACACTTACTGTCATAATAAGGATCTTTTCAGTACAAAAAAACAAGGGGTCATTTTAATAGTGTTTTGTAGCTTGGCTTACTTCCAGAAACCATGGCCATGATTTAACTAGCAGCAACTTTCTTTTGTGTTTTTATTAGTGTTTTACTAGCAACAATCTTTTTGTTAGTGTTTGTAGCTTGGCTTACTTCCAAAAACCATGTATGGTACAATTCATGGGTTACTTTTGCTAGATATTTTTGTTTTTAGTAACTGTATTTTTTACACTGATATGGCTGGTTCATGTTTAAGAGTTCAGTGTATATCTTTTTTAGCCATTTTTTACCCGTGTAGAACGTAGATTTGTAGAATTCACGGGTTGATGTTCATGTTCAACCCATGTAGGATTTTCAATCCAACAGTAGTTAAGAGAATTGGATAACACTCTTTATAGTTATCTATTTTATTATTTATCTGATTCCATGTGAATGTATAATTCAATGGGTTAATGTTCAAAGTGAACTTATTTTTTACTAGTTGATCCATGTAGGAATGTAGTTAACGTTTTCTTTTTGCTTTTTTCGGTCAAAAACAAATAGGTTGTTACATGCAATGAAAGGGTTTGTTCCGACAACCTGACGGGAGATAGGTTGACATTCAAGGCAAACAAACATACATACACTGTGAAGTGTCACAAGGGGCGCAAGCAGAGTGCATTGTATGGGAGAGGGTGGAGAAAGTTTGTTGCACACAACAAGCTGGGGAAGGGTCAGATGGTTTTGTTCTACTTGGACCAACATTCACCAAGGGCGGTTGTTTGCGTGGTCTAGTTTGGAAACACTGAAGATGTTA
This window harbors:
- the LOC119354098 gene encoding uncharacterized protein LOC119354098; translation: MSLFCRLGQSAGGAVNKGGEEDVGLVVIKRRGTASQFISSFSLYSSLSNLKICSGTKKSMCSSTASERTGGAADGIRDGLHSLSEPLLTARAGEAASVCMSGRSSRREGALMDAHKQIARKIETKTEASLKEGAVVMSLIINSYFHTGS